TTAGAGGCGATGAATCACGCAGGACATTTGAAAAAAGACATGATCGTGATTCTAAACGATAACTACATGTCGATCTCCAAAAACGTCGGGTCCATCTCCAACTATCTCAACAACATCATCACATCTCATTTTTACAACCACTGGAAGAGAATCTTTTATACATTCTTAAAATGGCTTCCGATCATAGGACCGGCGACGGAGCGATTTTTTAAAAAGGTAGAAAAAGGATTCAAGGACGTTTTAACACCGGGCGGACTTTTCGAAGATTTAGGATTTGGATACATAGGCCCGGAAGACGGACACGACGTGATCCGACTTGTAAGGATGCTCGAGAAGGTAAAGAAGATGAAGGGTCCGATTCTTCTTCACTTGATCACACAAAAAGGAAAAGGATACGACCCCGCAGAAAGGGATCCGATCAAGTATCACGGTGTTACCCCGTTTCGAAAAGAAGACGGCGCGATGGAAAGCGGAGATTCTTCCAAAATCGCTTATAGCAAGATAGTAGGAAAGATGCTCACGATTCTCACCGATCAAAATCCGAAGATAGCGGCGGTTACACCCGCGATGATCGAGGGAAGCGGGCTCAAAGAATACGCGGAAAAATATCCGGAACATCTTTTCGACGTGGGAATCGCGGAGCAACATTCGGTCGCATTCGCGGGAGCGATGACAAACGGAAATGTGATTCCGTATATGTGTATTTATTCAACGTTTTTGACCCGAGGAATGGATCAACTCGTGGAAGACGTCTCACTGATGAATCTTCCGGTTCGTTTTGTGATCGATCGTGCGGGATGTGTGGGCCCGGACGGAGAAACTCATCAAGGTTTATTTGATCTGAGCTATCTTCTGGGATTACCTCACATGGACGTCTTTGTTCCTTCGAACGGACAAGATCTGATCGATTCCTTGAGGCTAATGGAACACTACGATCAGGAACCGATCGCGATTCGATTTCCAAAAGCGAGTGTGGATATCAAAAGTTTGGATTTTTACAAAAAACCGGAATTGGTTCCCGGGACGTTCCGAGTTCTCAAGAAAGGAAGCGATGTCGCATTATTATCGATCGGTTCCATGTTGGACGAAGCAAAAAAAGCGGCAGAAATATTAGAATCCTCCGGATTGAGTGTGACTTTGATCGATCTCGTCTGGTTGAGACCGCTCGGCGCGGAAGCCTTGAACGAAGAACTATCGAATGTGAGACATTTTGCAATCTTAGACGAGAGTTATGTCGACGCGGGAGCTTCCGGATATCTTCTCAATCGGATTGCACCGGAACAATTGTCGAAATACATCAAAACATTCGGATTTCCGCCGGAACCGATTCATCACGGAGAGAGAAAGGAAATCTTCCAGGCATACAAATTGGATGGCCCATCGATCGCGGAAACCGTCGCCGAGGCTTTGAAAAAAAACTTAATCAAGCCTTAGTGGTTCCAAACCGAAAATCAAAGTAAAAACGGGTTATGGAATTGGAAAACTTTACTCCCTCTGATTTTCTGGAAGCGGCAAAATATTTTTACAAAACGGGCGACTCTGACAGAGCCGAATACCTGTTCAAACTTACACTGGAAGAAGAGGACCACCACGAGGCATATTTCTTTTTGGGTCTTATGGAGAATCAAAAAGGCAATCACGAGAGAAGTCTGCTTCATTTCTACAAATCCGTCGAAGTCAATCAGAACTACGGAAACCCATGCAACGAAATCGGAATTATACTCTTAAGAGCGGGAAAAGAAACCGAAGCAGTGTATTGGTTGAAAAAATCTCTACGTTGTGATCTTAACGACGCGCCGCACATTTCCCTCTACAATTTGGCAACACTTTATAAAATCTGGAATCGTCCGGAACGCTCTCTGCAATACTTGCACCGAGCGATACAAATCAAACCCGACTTCGAAGAAGCAAGAAAACTCAAAGAAGAATTGGGATCAGCAATATAAACTTCTTTTGGGCGTGCCTCTGCTTCGCAGAGTCGCGCTCTCGCTTCAATCTGCAAAGCGCCATCGAGAGTTTCTATTAAAATCGAAATCCAATTTTCGAGATGGCGCATTGCAGTATTTACGCTTCGATCGCTCACGCATCGAAGAAAGAAGACTCGCATCTTCAAAAAAACAATCCCAGAAAGCGATTTATCTCTTTGTCATTCCCCATTAAAGAATGCAAAACGAAGAAGAAAATTTTGAAAAAGAATCTTACTCTCAATCGATTGAAAGGAGGATACGATTTTCCTTTTGCTCACGTGTAAATTCTGCGAAGTTCGTATAAACGCGCATTATGGAGCATAACCCCTAATGCATTTGACAATTATTCACTTCGCACAAGATTTAATTTACATTTTATTAACTATTCGAATAAGTCATTTAAAAAGAACAAAAAGTCTCCGACGACTCGGAAAAGGATCCAAATGCGAAAGTTAATTGCAGCAATAAACATGACCATTGATGGGTTTTGTGACCATACTTTAGGTATCCCAGACGAGGAAATACATCAACATTACGCCGACCTTTTGAGAAGCGCTGATATCGCCTTGTATGGCAGAAC
This is a stretch of genomic DNA from Leptospira tipperaryensis. It encodes these proteins:
- the dxs gene encoding 1-deoxy-D-xylulose-5-phosphate synthase, which produces MQQEPSLLDRINYPADLRSVPLEKLPVVCEEVRNYIIDTLSGVGGHFASNLGVVELTVALHYVFDTPKDRLVWDVGHQTYPHKILTGRKDRLNTVRKFNGLSGFPKREESPYDLYNTGHAGTSISQALGEAAARDLTGGDYNVVAIIGDASIATGMALEAMNHAGHLKKDMIVILNDNYMSISKNVGSISNYLNNIITSHFYNHWKRIFYTFLKWLPIIGPATERFFKKVEKGFKDVLTPGGLFEDLGFGYIGPEDGHDVIRLVRMLEKVKKMKGPILLHLITQKGKGYDPAERDPIKYHGVTPFRKEDGAMESGDSSKIAYSKIVGKMLTILTDQNPKIAAVTPAMIEGSGLKEYAEKYPEHLFDVGIAEQHSVAFAGAMTNGNVIPYMCIYSTFLTRGMDQLVEDVSLMNLPVRFVIDRAGCVGPDGETHQGLFDLSYLLGLPHMDVFVPSNGQDLIDSLRLMEHYDQEPIAIRFPKASVDIKSLDFYKKPELVPGTFRVLKKGSDVALLSIGSMLDEAKKAAEILESSGLSVTLIDLVWLRPLGAEALNEELSNVRHFAILDESYVDAGASGYLLNRIAPEQLSKYIKTFGFPPEPIHHGERKEIFQAYKLDGPSIAETVAEALKKNLIKP
- a CDS encoding tetratricopeptide repeat protein — encoded protein: MELENFTPSDFLEAAKYFYKTGDSDRAEYLFKLTLEEEDHHEAYFFLGLMENQKGNHERSLLHFYKSVEVNQNYGNPCNEIGIILLRAGKETEAVYWLKKSLRCDLNDAPHISLYNLATLYKIWNRPERSLQYLHRAIQIKPDFEEARKLKEELGSAI